Part of the Legionella cardiaca genome, TCACCGTACCAGAAAAATTAAAGCTCGAGAGCGATATTATTGAAAAATATCTTCCCTCAGGTCGTTATGCAGTAGTTATGCATCGAGGTTCACGGGATACTATCAGTGACACAATTTATCGCCTATATCGCGAATGGCTGCCTGCTTCTGGCGAGGAGTTAGGTGATTTACCCTGCATTTTTTGTTATTACAATTTTGATCATGAAGTGGCTGAAACAGAATTACTGACTGAATGTTGGCTACTGTTAAAATAGCCCCCCTTTTGCCGAAAATTTCATACTTATTGACGATAGACAATATCGTCAATTTCTATGAAGATTGAAAAGTAACTGCTACGCCTAACTCTGGAGGGTTAAAAGGTTTTTGCTCTGCTTCTTTAAAGAACGCAAGACCAGGTGTGCTATAAGGCTCCTCATCTGTTGAAGACCTTGTAGTTAAATCTGTAACAGTCGCAGGCGCTTTAGACTTGGTTTCCAGCTTTATTTGTCTAGATTCTGTTAGTCCCAGCACAATGGCGTCATTGCAAGTTTCTGCCAAATTCTCAATAATTGTTTTCGTTTGCCTGGAAAAGAAGCCAGCATACACTTTACTATTAGCACGACTTGTCTTTAACACCTCACTAAAGGCATTAGTATCAAATGAGTAGTCTTCTTTAAAACAATCCAAGACATTGGTAAGAGCCATTATTTTTTCTCGTTTGCGGGCCCTAAAGAATAGTCCGCGGAAACCTTCTAAACTTGTTTTAATTTCCTCTATATGATCTTCGATATCTTTTCTAGTCTCCTGCAAGATGTCAGGCATTTGTGCTTTCAGGGCTTCTCTACGTTCCTCAAGACGTTCCCCGCGAGTTTTTTGTAATTGAGCGCCTGATTCCAGCCAGGAAGAATCATTTAAATTTCCATCTTCTGCACCAAGAAAACGTATCATACCAAATATACTTTCATGTGTTTTAATAGAGTTTTTGGATTGAAACGAATCCCTTAGACCATAATGGTTAAATGAATAAGGCTTAATTTGTGAATCGAAATGCTTTGAATCAAAAACGTATCCATTAAACAAAAATTTTGCAATTGCAATTGGACCCGTTGTACATACAACAATCGATTTTAAATAAAGAGTACGCTCTTTCTTCATTAGATAATCTATTAGAGCGTTATCGTCCTGCTTTAAAGCAGACTTAATTTCACGATATTCACTTCTAAAAAATAGCCATTTAAAGAAACCAAGCTGGCCTTTTAATTCTTGACGTAGACGCTTGATAATGTCGGCGGGAGTTTCCGTTGGCGAATTTCGATTAAACTCCAAAAACTTAGTTTTATCAGACATTATATCCATAATATGCGCTCTAAGCTCTCTGGAGGACTTCTTTTCTTGACCTGGAACTGATTTTGATTTGGCAATATAAATCGATTCTGAACGATTTTTCATAAAACCTATAAAAAACTTATTTAGAAAGCTATCTCGACCAAATTCTGCCTCAGTATTTTCAATAAAATCATTCTCGTAATTTTCCAATACGCTTATAACGCCTTTTTGTATTTTTTCTATGTCAGCTTTTGCAGCTTCTGAATCAATAACAGCAATATAATCATTATTGGAGATAATGATGTCTTTACTTCCGGTACGTAGACTACCAATGTTCAATAACAGAGGACTTTCTGTAACTATTGTTTCAGGTAGATTAGTCGTATCAACTGGAACATCAAAATCGGTATATGCGCCTAGTTTATAGACAGGAGACAACCATCTTAGAATATCGCTGGCAACTGCTAAATTGCCTCCCAGCGGCTGGGAAGTTTCTTTATCTTTTAAATGAGTGATTTCATCTTTATAGAACGCATATAATTTTCTTTCTTCCTCTGAAATAAGTAATTCTGGAAATTTATTTGCATCCACAGGAATAATGCGATGTTCATTGCAAAACTTTTTCAAGTCTTGAAGGGCTTGTTCATTGAGCAAAGATGAATCGTAGATTAGGTTAATCGCATCAGATGGATTTTTTTCACGCATTTGAATTAAGCGCACCTGATTCTCAGTGTTCATAAAAACGCGTGGATTATTACTGAGCCAAATTTTTACATGGTTATGTGGATTATACCGATACATACGATCATCCTATAAAAAAGTGAGCACAATGAACTCTTGGAACGCATATATTACAATAAAAACCTTAATATTTACTTAAGAAATCAAATTAAATGCACTATCTCTTTTGATTGGATATTTTTCATTTACAAAAACGCCAGGTACTTGAACAACAAAAAAAATAATAGGATCAACTAATTACTACAAAAGAAGCGAAGAAATACATCTATTTTTAGAGCAGCTTATTCTCCATTAAGGAAACCAATTATCACGGCCTTAAATAGGCTTAGTCAGTCTTTGCAGCAATAGTATCCTAAATTTTTTAAAATAAGTACTATACACAGGAAGAGATATTTCATATTACTTGTTTTAACAGGTTATGAATGCAATTGGGTATGAAAGGATAGAAAATATGGGTTTGGCAGGACGCATTCTTTGGATAATGATTTTATTTTTAAACTTATGGGAAGCTCAAGCAGAAGAAACAGATCAATTCACCCTCCCTCCTTATGAATTGGTGGATATCGGTCCCACAGTAAGCCGTAAACTTTTTGAGGTTCTTGAAAATGCAATGAACCAAACCAATTCTGAAATTCAATCTCTGTTACCACACGCTAAACAAAGCCGAAGAGCTGCTTCCCAATTAGCACAACGCCGTACCGACGCCTATGTCATTCACTTGATTTACAAACAGGTTGGCATTGGATTACCTGAGTCGACTTATGAGCGATGGTTACATTGGAGTCATTTTCCCAAAGAGCTACAACCAATGCGTTATAGTGCAATCTGGCCATGGAAGACGGTTTATTGGCTTGTACTCTCCCAATTTCCTGGAACATTATGTTTACTTTCTCCTACCATTAATATGTATGGCTATCATTTTGGCACCGACAAGATTGGCCATTTTTTTCAGCAAGGTAATGGATACTACAAAATTTACATGCACGCTCTGGCTCACGGGAAATCCGCCAAGCAAGCACATGCCGCCATTATCACCCACGGTCAGCGCCAAGAGGATGGTTTTTTCGGTACTTTAATCAATGGTATTTATTCTAATGCTGATCTCTCGGCAAATTACGCCGGATGGAAATTTTATATGAATATAGCTCACAGTGTACAAATCGGGGACCAAACACTTGCTCCCCTTATAATTCTGCGCGGTAATAAATGGGAATTTGCTCGCAATATTGACAAAGATAATCTACTGAAACCCTATTTGAATGATAATTTAAATGAAGCATGGAACCCCGCTCATTACTTCTTTATGCGAGGCCTTATTCGCAAGCATGTCAAAAAACGTTGTGAAGATTGGATTCAACGCATGGGAATTACTCATGAAAGCGTTCAAGCAAAACTTAGTGAAATTAGCCTTTGGAAAGGTGAAGATTATGGTCACTGGTTACCTCCCAAAGATGCAATTACACTTGATGTGTGCTTCGGTGGTAGATAAACACTTAATCCAATGGTTACCCGCCTGCGTGAGTACAACAGTTTATGCTATATAGACGCTAAAATATGTCATGCCCGCGGGCAGGCAACCATCCCTACAAATAATTCAGTGTGCAAAGCAAGCTGCCAGGAGTTGTAAAAATATATTTCTGTAATTTAATATTTTATTAATTTTTTTAAGGCAAAATACTCAAGCACTTACTATCCTTCTAAATCATGAAACATAAACATGTTACACAGCCCCAAACAGTTAATGCCTGCACGTTGATTAGTATTGCAGCGATTCAAGCTATTTTAAGTGCGCAAAATGAAAAAGAAATGGAGCATGCTGTAGTCAAAGCACACTATGAGTTTCAGCAGTGCTATCAAAGAGATTTTGGTAATGCCTATGAACATGGCGAAGGTTTGTTAGAAGAAGCAGCCTATCAACGTTATTTTTCAGAATCCTTTCCAGCGCCGAAAACAACACTTTTGGCTGCCCCAGCAAGTGACAAGACAGTAGCCACGATAATTGCGAATAGAGATGGTTACCTCTATAACGGCACACTGGATTTAGAATTTTATACTTTCAACCTAGATTTAATAGAAGCAATTGAGAAAAAACTTCCCCCTGGTTCTCCAGCAATTGATTGGGCAACAATCAGTGCGTCCAGGTTGAAACAACTGGTAAATACTGATGAAAAGCCACCATTAGACAGACAGGCAGCTGCGGTTATTACCTCGTTGCAAGATCCTCAGGGAATCACGCTGAGAATGGATGGACATACTATATCCCTGGTTAAACGAGCAGGAGTTTATTACAGTTATGATTCATTGACAGGCATTCTATCATCGACTGCCGAATCTGCAGAAATAATCGAGCATGTTGCCCGGAAAATAGATACAAATAAGGCAAAAGGGATTGCTATCTATTTTTTTACGCCACAACTTGGCTTAACTTCTCAAGAAAAGAATAGCACGCTACAGCAGAGTAATCCTCCTGAAATTAATGCTGAGGCAATCCATAATCTTATCAAAAATCGTGATAGTTTTGATGAAACAGAAGATGGCTTTTACAGTTGGCAACAAGCTAACTCTGAGTTAATTGAAGCAATTTTTCTACAACTTGATGAGAATAAAAAATTTGCATTTGATTGGCGTATGATATCAGAACAAGAGTTATGTGCATTATTAAATCTTGAATATCATGAGAAGAACGAAAAGAAAACAGTATCAGTGAATCAAAATTGTGCTGAAGCAATGATTATAAAGGCTGCTCAATTAGTTCTAAAACGCAATATCCAATTCCAGTATTCAAAGATAACACCAGATAGTCAGGTAGATATTAGCCCCGCCTTTTTGTTTAGTGAGGACAAAGAAAAACAATATTGGATTAGTGGTGATAAAAAACAAAACTTAGAAAATGACCTCAAAAAACTTGACAAAAATAAGGTTTATTTTTTACGAACAGGCACCAATGGTGGTCCGGGTCATTGGCAAACTCTTTATTTTGATAAAGCTCAAAATGGGTGGATTATTTATTCAAGTGAAATAAATAATATTCAATTAACCCAAGGTAATTCATTAACGCAAAGAGGACTAGGTTTATTATCTCCTTTTGCAAAATGGGGACATGCTCAAGGGGAGTACTGTTTATTACTTGTTAAAGCTTCGCCCAAAAATATCATCAATGCCGCCAACTATCTTTATGATTATAGAATGTTCGGTGAAGAAAATGCCGAAACAAATTCATGGGTCGCTAAAAATGATTTTTATCCTCAAATTTCAGTGGATGAAGAATTACCTCTAGATAATACAGCTAAATTAATAACCATTCTTAAAACGCTTAAGGGAAATATTGCCAATCAGCAAAATGGACGAAAAACAGCGCGAAACAGTGCTTGGAAAATAGCCTTGTTAACCCAAATTCAAAACCGTCTTGATAGTGACAATCTAGAACCAGACCTTGACCAATACATCCAAGACATTAGAGAAGTTTGTAAAATAAAACGAAATTCCTTTCATTTTTGGTCAGAACCCCATAGCGTTTCTGAGTTCGAACATCTCCTGGGACAGCAATTTCCAGAGCAATCTCACACAAAGCTTCTTACTCGTTAATCAACCCTTAAACGCTCTGATATGCACTTAGTCACTTTATGGTTATACTTATAAAATAGTTTATTGCTTTACCAGGAATTGGTTTTGGAGAAGGAATGCCATGATCGGACTTATACAAAAAATACTATTAAATATGGTTCATAGTATTAAGGGAGAGGAGGGAGTTACGCAATTAAAGAAATTGGCACAAGTTCCTCAGGACAAAAACTTCCAAATTAATAATGTCTACACGGATGAAGAATGGCAACGCTTACTCACTGCTGCCCTTGACTTGTTACAACTAAATCAAGAGGAAATAGAAGCACTTTATGCTGATTATTTTTGTAATGATGTGATTGTGCGCTTTCCCACCTGGTTTCAGATGTCAAAAAACTCTTATGAATTTTTATCCATACAACCCACTATCCACAATTGTTTTGCAACGGGATGTGCTGATGCAGTTGCTCGTCAGGCCGTTAACGAAAAATTTAAGCTGGAACAATTACCCAATAAACTTATTACCCATTATCGTTCCCCGAATAAGTTATGTGGCTTATACAAAGCATTAGCCCAATGGGTTATCCATTACTATAAAGATGAAGCCAATATAGAAGAAAAAAAATGTATAAAATTAGGCGACGATGAGTGCGAGATTCATGTGAACTGGACGAAATTAAAAAGTTAAGTCGCCACAATAATTAGAAATAAAACCAATGCCGATTCAAACATCAAATTGGCATTCTCTTAATTCTACAAATCTTGTTTTCTTTAGCCATTTACGACCAAGCCACACTACCAGAAATAATGGTAAGCCAATATAAGAAATCAATAAACCATACCAATTAATATGATTTCCCATGAAGGCAGCATAATTTTGTCCACTTATAATAATCAGACATAATCCAAATGCACATAGCGGGCCGTAAGGATAACCTTTGGCCAGATAAGGAAGACTGCGTGGGTCTTTCCCTTGATAGAGATAAGCTTTACGAAAACGGTAATGGCTAATCGCAATACCCATCCAGGCAATAAAACCAGCCAGACTACCCGCATTGAGAAGCCAAAAATAAACTACACCATTACCAAATAAAGAGGATAAGAAGGCCAGCATTGCCACCGACCCTGTCGCCAATAAGGCATAGATGGGTACTCCACGCTTATTTACTTTGGCCAATCCCCGAGAAACATGACCTTCTTTCGCCATATGCCAAAGAAGCCTGCTTGCTACATAGAGGCCAGAATTAGCGGTAGATAAAATAGCGAGAAGAACCACACAGTTCATTAACAATGCTGCTAAGGCTTTATCATATTGTTTAAATACAAGTGTAAATGGACTAGTAACCACATTCGAATCCATCAGTTGTTCTGAGTTATAGGGAATTAAAAGGCTAATAATAAAAAGAGAAAGGATAAAAAATAACAAAATTCTCCAAAATACTAACCTGACGGCTTTAGTAACATTTTCTTGAGGATTTTGACTTTCACCTGCTGCGATACCTAATAACTCTGTTCCTTGAAATGAAAATCCAGCAACCATAAATGCACTAATAATTCCTAGCCATCCGCCATGAAAAGGCGCATCCCCTATCGTCCAATATTTAAAACCCACAGGCTGATAAGTGGTAATTCCTAAAATCATGGCAAAACCGCTCACGATAAATAGCACAATGACCGCGACTTTAAGAAAAGAAAACCAATATTCTGCTTCACCAAACACTCTTGTCGATATCGCATTAAAGCCAATAGTAAGCGCTAAAAATACCGCACACCAAAGCAATGATGAACTTTCAGGGAAAAAAAAGTGCATCACCAAA contains:
- a CDS encoding amino acid permease, whose protein sequence is MQDIPKEHSLQRKLNARMLSMITLGGSIGTGIFLASGNALSLAGPGGTLLAYLIMGMMVYYLMTSLGEMAAFMPTTGSFCVYAAKFVDPSLGYALAWNYWYSWAVTIASEISASSLVMHFFFPESSSLLWCAVFLALTIGFNAISTRVFGEAEYWFSFLKVAVIVLFIVSGFAMILGITTYQPVGFKYWTIGDAPFHGGWLGIISAFMVAGFSFQGTELLGIAAGESQNPQENVTKAVRLVFWRILLFFILSLFIISLLIPYNSEQLMDSNVVTSPFTLVFKQYDKALAALLMNCVVLLAILSTANSGLYVASRLLWHMAKEGHVSRGLAKVNKRGVPIYALLATGSVAMLAFLSSLFGNGVVYFWLLNAGSLAGFIAWMGIAISHYRFRKAYLYQGKDPRSLPYLAKGYPYGPLCAFGLCLIIISGQNYAAFMGNHINWYGLLISYIGLPLFLVVWLGRKWLKKTRFVELRECQFDV
- a CDS encoding heme NO-binding domain-containing protein — its product is MIGLIQKILLNMVHSIKGEEGVTQLKKLAQVPQDKNFQINNVYTDEEWQRLLTAALDLLQLNQEEIEALYADYFCNDVIVRFPTWFQMSKNSYEFLSIQPTIHNCFATGCADAVARQAVNEKFKLEQLPNKLITHYRSPNKLCGLYKALAQWVIHYYKDEANIEEKKCIKLGDDECEIHVNWTKLKS
- a CDS encoding glycosyltransferase family 88 protein yields the protein MYRYNPHNHVKIWLSNNPRVFMNTENQVRLIQMREKNPSDAINLIYDSSLLNEQALQDLKKFCNEHRIIPVDANKFPELLISEEERKLYAFYKDEITHLKDKETSQPLGGNLAVASDILRWLSPVYKLGAYTDFDVPVDTTNLPETIVTESPLLLNIGSLRTGSKDIIISNNDYIAVIDSEAAKADIEKIQKGVISVLENYENDFIENTEAEFGRDSFLNKFFIGFMKNRSESIYIAKSKSVPGQEKKSSRELRAHIMDIMSDKTKFLEFNRNSPTETPADIIKRLRQELKGQLGFFKWLFFRSEYREIKSALKQDDNALIDYLMKKERTLYLKSIVVCTTGPIAIAKFLFNGYVFDSKHFDSQIKPYSFNHYGLRDSFQSKNSIKTHESIFGMIRFLGAEDGNLNDSSWLESGAQLQKTRGERLEERREALKAQMPDILQETRKDIEDHIEEIKTSLEGFRGLFFRARKREKIMALTNVLDCFKEDYSFDTNAFSEVLKTSRANSKVYAGFFSRQTKTIIENLAETCNDAIVLGLTESRQIKLETKSKAPATVTDLTTRSSTDEEPYSTPGLAFFKEAEQKPFNPPELGVAVTFQSS